The following proteins come from a genomic window of Mustela lutreola isolate mMusLut2 chromosome 6, mMusLut2.pri, whole genome shotgun sequence:
- the FAM120B gene encoding constitutive coactivator of peroxisome proliferator-activated receptor gamma isoform X6, translating to MNIPGGTPDLKSLWLNQEPGVQGWRLDALLGCFDLSSSREELQAVENPFKALCCLLIYLFVQVDTLCLEDLHAFIAQALCLQGKSTVQLVDLQLDYIDPRAVQLGSLLVRGLTTLVLVNSACGFPWRTSDFMPWNVFDGKLFHQKYLQAEKGHSVEALVEQNRSRLTKFHALKSVVCKACMKENRRIVSRQHGRSQQPGRWGRQGSGSHRTSSGYSRAGHGQHWRDQGAGNRPYDPDHWRRYSPSSGFRGGVQ from the exons gggGCACACCGGATTTGAAATCACTGTGGCTGAACCAGGAGCCGGGAGTACAGGGCTGGCGCTTGGACGCCCTCCTGGGCTGTTTCGACCTCTCCTCCTCCAGAGAAGAGCTGCAGGCGGTGGAAAACCCCTTCAAGGCGCTGTGCTGCCTCTTGATCTACCTCTTCGTGCAG gTGGACACTCTTTGCCTGGAGGATCTGCATGCTTTTATTGCTCAGGCCTTGTGCCTCCAAGGAAAGTCAACGGTGCAGCTTGTGGACCTGCAG CTTGACTACATCGACCCCCGAGCTGTGCAGCTTGGCTCCCTCCTCGTCCGCGGCCTCACCACTCTGGTCTTGGTCAACAGCGCGTGCGGCTTCCCCTGGAGGACGAGTGACTTCATGCCCTGGAACGTGTTTGACGGGAAGCTGTTCCATCAGAAGTAcctgcaggcagagaaggggcacAGCGTGGAGGCGCTCGTGGAGCAGAAC AGGTCCCGGCTGACCAAGTTCCACGCTCTGAAGTCAGTCGTGTGCAAGGCGTGCATGAAGGAAAACAGACGCATCGTCAGCCGGCAGCACGGGCGCTCCCAGCAGCCAG GCAGGTGGGGCAGGCAGGGATCCGGCTCCCACAGGACGAGCTCTGGGTACAGCCGGGCAGGCCACGGACAGCACTGGAGGGACCAGGGAGCAG GAAATAGACCATATGACCCTGACCATTGGAGGAGATACTCACCCTCTTCTGG